From the genome of Arthrobacter sp. SLBN-122:
GTCCTGGTCAAACGGCTGGTGTGCATCGAGGACCTGGGCGATATGGACATCCTGGTCACGGACAAGACCGGCACCCTCACGGAAGGGAAGATCAGCTTCACGGCTGCCCTCCCGGCCACCCCGGATGTGTCCGACGGCGGCCTGCTTACCCTGGGTTTGCTGGCCACCGAGGCGGACTATGCGGGAGCGAAGGTTTCCTCCGCGGGCCAAAACCCCCTGGATGCCGCGCTGTGGGAGAGCGCCGGCGCCGCGGCTTTCGAACCGGGGCGCTATGACCGGCTGGACCTGATCCGCTTTGACCACCGGCGCCGCCGCACCACGGTGCTGGTCCGTGACCGGGGAGGTCCGGCACAGCTTGTGACCAAGGGGGCGCCGGAGGACGTCCTGGCCCTGTGCGGTCCCGTCCCGCCCGCCGTGCAGGCCATGCTGGAGGAACAGTTCGACGCCGGCGCCCGGGTGGTGGCCGTAGCCACCCGTCCGGCCGCGGGGCTTGCCAGGCTGACGCCGGCCGAGGAGCCCGGCCTTGCCCTGGCAGGTTTCCTGGTCTTCCTGGACCGGCCCAAGGCCAACGCCCGGCAGTCCCTGGACCGGCTGGAGGCGCTGGGAATCTCGGTGAAGATTGCCACCGGGGACAACGCCAAGGTGGCCGAGAAGGTCTGCGCTGACCTTGATGTGCTCTCCGGCGGCACGTTGACCGGCACCCAGGTTGGGCAGATGTCCGACGCCGACCTTGCCGCCGCCGCGCGCACGGCCACCATCTTCGCCCGCGTCTCGCCGGAACAAAAGGCGCGGATCATCAGCCTCCTGCGCCAAAGCGGCGGTGCGGTGGGCTTCATGGGCGACGGCGTCAATGACGCCCTGGCACTGCACAAGGCGGACATCGGCATCTCCGTCGATACGGCGACCGACGTTGCCAAGGACGCGGCCGACGTCGTCCTTTTGGACAAGGACCTGGGCGTGCTGGCCGACGGCGTCATGGAGGGGCGGCGGATCTTCGCCAACACCATCAAGTACGTGCTGATGGGCACGTCCAGCAACTTCGGCAACATGTTCAGCGCGGCAGCCGCCTCGGTGGTGCTGAGCTTCCTGCCCATGCTCCCGGGCCAGATCCTGCTGAACAACCTCCTCTATGACTCCGGGCAGCTGGCCATCCCGGGGGACCGGGTGGACAAGGAGCAGCTGCGGGCGCCGTCGCACTGGAACATCGCCTTCATCCGGCGGTTCATGCTGCTCTTCGGCCCCATCAGTTCGCTGTTCGACTTCGCCACGTTCGCCCTGATGCTGTTCGCGTTCAACGCCGTTCCGGGGGAGTTCCGCGCCGGCTGGTTCATCGAATCCATCGCCACCCAGACGCTGATCATCTTCGCCATCCGCACCCGGCGCGTGCCGTTCCTCCGCAGCCGGCCCTCAGCAGGGCTAATTGCCGCATCGCTTGGCGTGGTGGCCGTGGGGATCGTCCTGCCGCTCTCGCCCCTGGCCGGGGTGCTGGGCTTCGACCCGCTGCCGGTCCCGTTCTTCCTTGTCCTGCTGGGCATGGTGGTGGTGTACCTGGTGCTGGTAGAGCTGGCCAAGCAGTGGTTCTTCGCCCGCGATGCCCAGCAGCTGCCAGCCCCGCCACCGCCCGTCCGGCCCCGGCACGCCACGCACCACATCGCCCGCAGGGCCTTCAGGTTCAGCGCCCCGATCAGGGTGCCCCGGCCTCCAGCGCAGCCGGGGAGCCGGCGCCGCACACGGCTGCGGGGACGGGAGGCAGCCAGGACGTAACTTATAAGCCGCTGGGTCGCCGGGGTTGTTAGCATGGTGGTGAGAGACACTGGGGGCTGTCACAAATCGGATCCAGGGCGATGGGGCCCTGTTCTATGACTGAGGTGTTTTCTTTATGTGGCGTGAACCAATCCGGCGACGAACCCGGGAGCTTCTGCGTGAGTTCGTGGACCGGGCAGATGAGCTGGTCCGGACCCAGGAACACGTGGAGGGCCTGCTCGGTGCCGTCGTTTCCCTGACGGAAGACCTCAGCCTCGAAGTGGTGCTGGACCGGGTGGTGCAGTCCGCCTGCGAGCTCGTGGGGGCGCGCTATGGTGCCCTGGGCGTCATCGGTGACGACCAGCAACTCAGCCACTTCATCACGGTGGGCATTGACGAAGAAGGTGCCCGGCTCATCGGCGACCTTCCCACCGGCCACGGCGTGCTGGGGCACCTGATCCGTGAGCCCAGCCCGGTGCGCCTCCATGACCTCGGCGAACACCCCATCGCGGTTGGCTTCCCGCCCGAACATCCGCCCATGAAGACCTTCCTGGGCGTCCCGGTCCGGGTGCGGGACGAAGTTTTCGGGAACCTGTACCTGACGGAAAAGACCGACGGCCAGGACTTCACGGCCGAGGACGAGGACCTTGCCGTTGCCCTCGCATCCGCCGCCGGTGTAGCCATCCAGAACGCACGGTTGTTCGAGGACAGCAAGAGCCGCCAGCGGTGGCTGGAAGCGGGCATGGACGTCAGCGACAGGCTCAAGGCCAACCCGCGGTCCGATACGAACAACCTGGACATGATCGCCGAGCGTGCACTGCACGCCTCGGCCTCGGCACTGTCAATCATCGCGTCGGTTGCCGGGGACGGGAGCCTGCGGTGCCGGACCTCCCTGGGAGTCCAGTCCATACCCGCCGGGCAGGAGCTTCCGGTGGGCGAGGCCGTAGCCGACGTGCTCGCCACGGGGGAGTCCAGGATCGTCAAGGACCCTGCCCAGGTGTTCGACGGTGCGTCCGCCGAAAAGCTCGGACCGGTCCTGCTCGCTGCGCTGGGCAACAACATTGACGGACACCGGGACACGGTGCTTATCCTGGCGCGCCCGTCCAGCGGAAGCCGCTACACGGATGTCGATGTTGAACAAAGCGCGGTCTTCGCGTCCAGGATTGGCCTGACGCTGGATCTGCTGCGGGCCAACCAGCTGCGGGAAGAACATGCGCTGTTCATCGACCGGGAACGGATTGCCAGGGACCTGCACGACCTGGTGATCCAGCGGTTGTTCGCGGCGGGGTTGAGCATTCAGGGGCTGCGCCGCTACACCGGGGACCCCCTCGCGCACGAGCGCCGGATCGCCGGCATCACCACCGAACTGGACGACTGCATCCACCAGCTTCGCGACACCATTTACGCCCTGCAGGCCCGGGAACAGGACGGGGAGCTCCTGAGCGGACGCGTCCTCCGCGCCGTCCAGGAAGCGGCCAACGCGGCCGGGGTCCTCCCGAGGATCCAGCTCTCGGGCCCCGTCGATGACGTCGTCGGTGACGAGGTGGCCGAACAGCTGCTGCCGGTGCTGTCCGAAAGCGTCAGCAACGCCGTCAGGCATTCCGGCTGCGAGGAAATCTATGTGCACCTGT
Proteins encoded in this window:
- the mgtA gene encoding magnesium-translocating P-type ATPase, encoding MTDLNIRQRSSLQLPITDAAALTAEQTLERLGSVLEGLKGEEAAARLESLGPNAVRTHRANAWAVLGRQFASPILILLIITAALSLFLGDATNSIVIGVILLVSVGLGFSNEYRAQRASDALHERVTHKAAVQRDGTTTDVDVTALVPGDVVHLSLGAIVPADIRLLTADNLLCDESILTGESQPSAKDPAPVPAGSALADLASCVFMGTVIQSGGCSGVVVATGGRAEFGRIALGLGERQPQTEFQLGLKRFSFLLLQVAVVLTSLIFVANLLLQRPLLESLLFSLAIAVGITPQLLPAVVSTSLATGTRQLAKRKVLVKRLVCIEDLGDMDILVTDKTGTLTEGKISFTAALPATPDVSDGGLLTLGLLATEADYAGAKVSSAGQNPLDAALWESAGAAAFEPGRYDRLDLIRFDHRRRRTTVLVRDRGGPAQLVTKGAPEDVLALCGPVPPAVQAMLEEQFDAGARVVAVATRPAAGLARLTPAEEPGLALAGFLVFLDRPKANARQSLDRLEALGISVKIATGDNAKVAEKVCADLDVLSGGTLTGTQVGQMSDADLAAAARTATIFARVSPEQKARIISLLRQSGGAVGFMGDGVNDALALHKADIGISVDTATDVAKDAADVVLLDKDLGVLADGVMEGRRIFANTIKYVLMGTSSNFGNMFSAAAASVVLSFLPMLPGQILLNNLLYDSGQLAIPGDRVDKEQLRAPSHWNIAFIRRFMLLFGPISSLFDFATFALMLFAFNAVPGEFRAGWFIESIATQTLIIFAIRTRRVPFLRSRPSAGLIAASLGVVAVGIVLPLSPLAGVLGFDPLPVPFFLVLLGMVVVYLVLVELAKQWFFARDAQQLPAPPPPVRPRHATHHIARRAFRFSAPIRVPRPPAQPGSRRRTRLRGREAART
- a CDS encoding GAF domain-containing sensor histidine kinase; the protein is MWREPIRRRTRELLREFVDRADELVRTQEHVEGLLGAVVSLTEDLSLEVVLDRVVQSACELVGARYGALGVIGDDQQLSHFITVGIDEEGARLIGDLPTGHGVLGHLIREPSPVRLHDLGEHPIAVGFPPEHPPMKTFLGVPVRVRDEVFGNLYLTEKTDGQDFTAEDEDLAVALASAAGVAIQNARLFEDSKSRQRWLEAGMDVSDRLKANPRSDTNNLDMIAERALHASASALSIIASVAGDGSLRCRTSLGVQSIPAGQELPVGEAVADVLATGESRIVKDPAQVFDGASAEKLGPVLLAALGNNIDGHRDTVLILARPSSGSRYTDVDVEQSAVFASRIGLTLDLLRANQLREEHALFIDRERIARDLHDLVIQRLFAAGLSIQGLRRYTGDPLAHERRIAGITTELDDCIHQLRDTIYALQAREQDGELLSGRVLRAVQEAANAAGVLPRIQLSGPVDDVVGDEVAEQLLPVLSESVSNAVRHSGCEEIYVHLSVQEGHVVLTVRDRGRGFTNPGRISGLNNMKTRASRVGGTCIIDSAPGKGTSVTWTAPISA